In Arvicola amphibius chromosome 1, mArvAmp1.2, whole genome shotgun sequence, one DNA window encodes the following:
- the Frat1 gene encoding proto-oncogene FRAT1, with protein sequence MPCRREEEEEAGDEAEGEDDDDSFLLLQQSVTLGGSADVDQLIAQIGETLQLDAAHDDPASPCAVPGPPPPPPPPRVVAALQADKARAPARRLLRAAAPAEAGDPSPPGAVRCVLGERGRVRGRAAPYCVAELAGGASALCPQPPQPGLEGPSGTGKPSIPQPLSGPCRRGWLRSAAASRRLQQRRGSQPEIRTGDDDPHRLLQQLVLSGNLIKEAVRRLHSRRLQLHSKLPAHQFLGPLSAPVHEPPSPRSPRAACSDPGACARRARLRTGDDLLVPGS encoded by the coding sequence ATGCCGTGtcggagggaggaggaggaggaagccggCGACGAGGCGGAGGGGGAGGACGACGACGAcagcttcctcctgctgcagcAGTCGGTGACTTTGGGCGGCTCAGCCGACGTGGACCAGCTCATCGCCCAGATCGGCGAGACGCTGCAGCTGGACGCGGCGCACGACGACCCGGCCTCGCCGTGTGCTGTCCCGGGTCCCCCGCCCCCTCCTCCGCCCCCGCGAGTCGTGGCGGCGCTGCAGGCGGACAAGGCCCGGGCCCCGGCGAGGCGGCTGCTGCGAGCGGCCGCGCCTGCGGAGGCCGGGGACCCGTCGCCCCCGGGGGCGGTGCGCTGCGTGCTAGGAGAGCGCGGGCGCGTGCGGGGCCGGGCGGCTCCATACTGCGTGGCGGAGCTCGCCGGGGGTGCCAGCGCTCTGTGCCCTCAGCCCCCGCAGCCCGGCCTTGAGGGACCCTCGGGGACCGGCAAGCCAAGCATCCCGCAGCCTCTTTCGGGCCCGTGCCGGCGGGGTTGGCTCCGAAGCGCAGCCGCGTCCCGCCGCCTGCAACAACGACGCGGATCTCAACCCGAGATCCGCACCGGCGACGACGATCCGCACAGGCTCCTGCAGCAGCTCGTGCTCTCGGGAAACCTTATCAAGGAGGCGGTGCGGAGGCTCCATTCGCGACGGCTACAGCTACACTCAAAGCTTCCCGCACACCAGTTCCTCGGGCCTCTGTCGGCCCCGGTGCACGAGCCGCCTTCACCCCGGAGCCCTCGAGCGGCCTGCAGCGACCCCGGCGCTTGCGCGAGGAGGGCGCGGCTCAGAACTGGGGACGACCTACTTGTCCCTGGCAGCTAA